The sequence CCCGGCGACATCGTCAAGAGCATGGCCGGCATCACCATTGAGATCCTCAACACCGATGCCGAGGGGCGCTTGCTCTTGTGCGACGCCCTCGCCTACGCCAAGCGCTACGAGCCGGCCGCGGTGATCGACGTGGCCACCCTCACCGGCGCCTGCATCGTGGCCCTGGGGCGGCATCCCAGCGGCCTGTGGAGCAACGACGAGGCCCTGGCGCAGGCGGTAGTCCAGGCCGGTGAGGAGTCCTTCGACCGGGTCTGGCGCATGCCGCTGTGGGACGAGTACCAGGAGTCGCTCAAGTCCAATTTCGCCGATGTCGCCAATATCGGCGGTCCCGACGGCGGCAGCATCACCGCCGCGGCGTTCCTGTCCCGCTTTGCCAAGGAGTTCCCCTGGGCCCACCTGGACATCGCCGGCACCGCCTGGACCACGGGCAAGGACAAGGGGGCCACCGGCCGGCCGGTACCGCTGTTGGTGCAATACCTCCTCGACCGGGTACCATGACGCGCATCGATTTCTATCTCGTCCCCGGCGCCGACCCCCACGGCCGGCGGGTCACCGCCTGCCGACTGATAGAAAAGGCCTACCGCCAAGGGCATCGGGTTTACCTGCACACCTCTTCCGAGGAAGAGGCGCGCCTGCTGGACGAGCTCCTGTGGACCTTCCGGCAGGGCAGCTTCGTGCCCCATGAGCTTTTTCCCGGCGCCGCCGAGGAGGCCCCGGTCTGGGTGGGTTATGGGCCGGCGCCGGACTCCCTGACCGACGTGCTGGTCAACCTGGCACCGGAGGTGCCGGTGGGGTTCGAGCGCTTCCAGCGGCTGGCGGAGTTCATCGATGAGGACGAAGCCGTGAAGCGGGCCGGGCGTCGGCGGTACAAAGCCTACAAAGACGCCGGCTATGCCCCGGCGACCCACCGCCTCGACGGGGTTGGTGGCCCGGGCTCGCCCGGGGAAGCCGGTTAGCGCCGGGCTCGGCCCTTTCCATCTCGCTACACCGCAGCACCATGGACAAGACCTATCATCCCCAGGCTATCGAACAGCGCTGGTATCGCCTTTGGGAGGAGCGCGGCTATTTCGCCCCTTCCGGAGTGGGCACGCCCTATTGCATCGTGATCCCGCCGCCCAACGTGACGGGCAGCCTGCACATGGGCCATGCCTTTCAGCACACCCTCATGGATGCCTTGATCCGCCTGCATCGCATGCAGGGCTATAACACCTTGTGGCAGGTGGGCACCGATCATGCCGGTATCGCCACGCAAATGGTGGTCGAACGCCAGCTCGCGGCACAGGGTATCGATCGGCAGCAATTGGGACGGGAGCAGTTCCTGGCCAAGGTGTGGGAATGGAAAGCCCAGTCCGGCGGCACCATCACCCGCCAGCTGCGCCGGCTGGGTTCGTCGGTGGACTGGAGCCGCGAGCGCTTCACCATGGACGAAGGGTTGTCCCGGGCGGTGCGGGAAGCCTTCGTGCGCCTCTACGACGCTGGCTTAATCTACCGCGGCAAGCGCCTGGTCAACTGGGACCCGAAGCTCCACACCGCCATTTCCGATCTGGAGGTGCAGAGCGAGGAAGAAAAGGGCACCCTGTGGCATTTCCGCTATCCGTTGACGGACGGCTCGGGGTACCTGGTGGTCGCCACCACCCGCCCGGAAACCATGCTGGGCGACACCGCCGTGGCTGTGCATCCAGAGGACGAAAGGTACCGGCCGCTGGTGGGAAAGACCGTGCGGTTACCCATCACCCACCGGGAAATCCCCATCATCGCCGACTCCTACGTCGATCCCGAGTTCGGCACCGGTTGCGTCAAGATCACCCCGGCCCACGACTTCAACGACTACGAAGTCGGCAAACGCCACAATCTGCCGTTGATCAACGTGTTCGACCAGGACGCCCGGATCCTGCACGAGTTCACGGTGCTGACCTTCGAGGGCTATGCCGGAACCCACGGCGAGAAGGCCCCGCCGGCCTATGCCGGGCTGGACCGCTTCGCGGCCCG is a genomic window of Candidatus Methylocalor cossyra containing:
- a CDS encoding DNA polymerase III subunit chi, with the protein product MTRIDFYLVPGADPHGRRVTACRLIEKAYRQGHRVYLHTSSEEEARLLDELLWTFRQGSFVPHELFPGAAEEAPVWVGYGPAPDSLTDVLVNLAPEVPVGFERFQRLAEFIDEDEAVKRAGRRRYKAYKDAGYAPATHRLDGVGGPGSPGEAG